The genomic DNA TACTGAAACACTTCTTATTAATAAAGCTTATTTTAAATTATTTGAATTATATAAAGAAAAAAGAAGAGAATTGTGGAATGTAAATAAAAATATTGAACTAATATATTTTAAAAAAGATGTGGCTATTAACTTTATTAGTTTATTTGTTGATGTGGGAATTTTGGTCATTTTGTATTTTTTAGGTATCAAAAATTTTATATCAATATTTTTAGCTAGTATGTTTCTTTTTAACGTGTGGAAAAATTCATTTAGTTCTTTTAGTAATCTATTATTAATTCTTTCTCAAACAAAACCTTTTTTAAGAAGATTAGATAACTTAATGAGTTATTCTTTTGAAGATTATGATAAATTAGATGTATTTTTTATAAATGGGAAAGAGAAAAATGATAATATTATTGAAATGGAAAAAGTTTATTTTGAAATTGGAGAAAGAGAAATTTTGAAAAATGTTAATCTATGCATAAAAAAAGACGAAAAAATAGCTATAATTGGAAAAAATGGCAGTGGAAAAACAACTTTATTAAGATGTATGATGGGTTTAAATACACCAACAAGTGGAAAAATAAGATTAAATGGTATAGAACCTCTTAAGATTCCAGTAGAAGAAAGAATAAAGTTATTGAGCTATATACCTGCTCAACCACAGTTATTTGCTCTTACAATAAAAGAGAACATTAATTTGGGTTGCAATAATGATATTGACGATAATAAATTAAATGAATTATTTGATAATATGTATTTGAGAGATTGGATTTTAACTCTTACAAATGGAATAGATAGCGATTTAAATGTTAATGCACAAAACATTTCTGGTGGTCAAGCACAGAGACTTTCAATTATAAGAGCTTTGATTGAAGATAGAATTATAGTATTTGCTGATGAGCCTGCATCGATGTTAGATGAAAGTATGTCTCAAAAAGTTTTTGATTTTATTATTGAAAAAAGTAATACATTTGTTTATGTGACACACAAAATAGAACAAGTTATGAAGGCTGATAAGATTATATTAGTAAACAATGGTGAAGTAAGTATTTTAAACAAAGATAATGATTTAATAAACTATTTAAATACGATTGATTAATATTTACTTTTGTATTGCATTGGAAGGTGAAAAATGAAATGGGTATTTCTACATTAGAACTCCATAAAAAAGCATATTATATTATTCAGAATAAAAAATATTTCTCTAATAAGGTTATCAAGGTTAAGGTAAGAGGATATAGTATGTTGCCTTCTTTAAAAGATGGAGATATGGTATATGTTCAAATTACTAATGATTTTAATTTAAATGATATTGTTCTTTCAATAGTAGGTGAAAAATTAATAATACATCGAATAATTGATATTAACGGTAATACAATTACAATGAAAGGTGATAATACAGCACCTGAAAATTTTGAAATCATTATTAGAGATAATATAATTGGAAAAGTTTTTGAAATTAATAAAAGAAATTTTTAAATATTGTAATACTAATAATTATTTAAATAATAAGAAATGATAGGGTGAATAATGTGAATAAAGTATATACTGAATTAACATTAAATGTAGAAAATAAAGTGGTGATTGAGTCAGATGAATATTTTGGACTTTTGATAAGAAATTTATATCCTATCAATTTAAGTAGATTTATTGAAAAGCCTATGAAAATTGACATTAAAATCGAATATGATGATGAAAATAAAATTATTTTTAATATATTATATAATAACAAATATATTTTTTATTCTTCACTTGATACTTTTTATTATAATTTATTATCCATTTTAGAAGATTATTGTACAAATTTACATAATGGAATAGCTATGCATGGTAGTGGTATAGTTTTTAATAATTATGCTTATTTATTTTGCCAATCAAGAAAGAGGGGAAAATCAACATTAGTTTGTGATTTACTTAGTGATTTAAATTGCTTATTTTTATCAGATGATGTGCTTTTTTTTAGAAACGAATACGTTTGTGGTTTAACTAATCCTATACGTTTAAGAAAAGTTAATATAGAGAATGTTAAAAAAAATGGAAGAATATGTTGTGAAACACTGGGAGAAGAGAAAATTTTTATTTATATTCCCGATAATAACTTCAATTATACTTATAGAGCTGTAGATAAGATTTTTTTTATCGAATATGATATCAACATAAATAATGAATGCATAAAACTTATGCCAACGAATTCTTTTTTTAATCTTATCAAGAATGTTAGAAAAAAAATAAATATGGAATACTTATATAAATGGGCATCAAATTTTCTAAAAGATCATGAAAGTTATGTAATAAAATATAATAACATAAATTATGCTAGAGAAATAATTAGCAAGCTTATAAATAATTAAATGTTTTAAAAAATATTATAAATGGAATTAATAATTATAATATAATATATAATTTATAAAATTATAACAACTATGTTAGATGAAGGGAGGTTTATTCTGCATCATTATGCCATCAATATCAAAGCAATTATATATTTTTATCAATTCTTTTATAAAAGAAAAAGAGTTATTGGAAAAATTTATATTTGAAAACAGTTTAGGAATGATACTAGTTGATTTTATAAAAAATATAAATAAATTATCATATTTTAAAGCATTAAAATTAATAAATAATCAAAAAATTATTAATGAACTTTTACTATCTGAATATAAGAATTTAAATAAAATTGCCAAAGAGAATGATATCAAATTAGTATTCCTTAAAGGTTTAGTAGAAGCATATGATTTATATCATAAGCCAGAAGTCAGACGTGTAAGTGA from Caldicellulosiruptoraceae bacterium PP1 includes the following:
- a CDS encoding ATP-binding cassette domain-containing protein, whose protein sequence is MLQKVLNELKYLYSRYYNDSSLRMTLFVYTLLYIFVYWMGTYLYSFFSKILMDNLHLRNTEKMMMLSSLWILIIIIMTLLLYIFPIYSIKSNYKVYYILLSKIFIKLIKTPFNVYISVFSNITDILQRMINDLNNIINASFRIVNSITGIVILLFVTIWGLIISPFVMIFLIICSIFQISVENILNNKIESSISNQRNLQTDTFQLLYNLIINTETLLINKAYFKLFELYKEKRRELWNVNKNIELIYFKKDVAINFISLFVDVGILVILYFLGIKNFISIFLASMFLFNVWKNSFSSFSNLLLILSQTKPFLRRLDNLMSYSFEDYDKLDVFFINGKEKNDNIIEMEKVYFEIGEREILKNVNLCIKKDEKIAIIGKNGSGKTTLLRCMMGLNTPTSGKIRLNGIEPLKIPVEERIKLLSYIPAQPQLFALTIKENINLGCNNDIDDNKLNELFDNMYLRDWILTLTNGIDSDLNVNAQNISGGQAQRLSIIRALIEDRIIVFADEPASMLDESMSQKVFDFIIEKSNTFVYVTHKIEQVMKADKIILVNNGEVSILNKDNDLINYLNTID
- a CDS encoding S24 family peptidase: MGISTLELHKKAYYIIQNKKYFSNKVIKVKVRGYSMLPSLKDGDMVYVQITNDFNLNDIVLSIVGEKLIIHRIIDINGNTITMKGDNTAPENFEIIIRDNIIGKVFEINKRNF